The Arabidopsis thaliana chromosome 5, partial sequence genomic interval CAGAGGAATAGAGTACAACAGTTCTTACAGTCTCGAGGAGAATCTTGGTACACTTGTGTAGTTGTGTTGTCTGAAATCGTCTCTCTTTGGAATTTCTTGGttaaaaacagaaaccaatttctttattttcttggaaCATTTTTTGTGTTGATAGGAGTGACAAGAGAGTTGAGAGAAGAGCGACCATCGAGTAAGATAGTGACAATAACAAGCTTCTCAGTGATTAAAGGCAGAGGAGAACCCTAtgaatcctctgtttttgaggCTGCTGGTTACAAATGGTAAAGATCTTACActttatcaactttttttataaaataattaattctattttttttgataacgTAATTGGGAAAATATAATCAGGAGATTGGTTTTGTACGTGAATGGTAATAAAAACGACGGTGGAAATGATCATATTTCCCTTTACGCAAGGATCGAAGAGACAAACTCTCTTCCATTAGGTTGGGAAGTGAATGTTGATCTCAAACTCTTTGTCCATAATGGGAAGCTACACAAATATTTGACTGTTACAGGTACTTTAAAATGTGTAGATTTCAATAATAATTCTAGCCACTGCTATTTTTACTTGGCATTTGTAGATTTCAAACATTAGTTTCATTATTACATGAACCAAGTTGATTGTGAtttagagttttctttttttttgcataattgTGGATTGTAGATGGCTTAGTGAAGCGATATAACAATGCGAAAAAAGAATGGGGTTTCGGACAATTGATTCCTCGATCAACATTCTACAACGCGAACGAAGGTTACCTTGACCAGGACACTGGTTCTTTTGGTGCTGAGATCTTTATTGTTAAACCGGCTCAACAACAAGAGAAAGTTACATTCATATCAAACCCTCCAAACAATGTTTTCACTTGGAAGATACTTCGTTTCTCTACCTTGGAAGATAAATTCTATTACTCCGATGATTTTCTCGTTGAAGACCGATACTGGTTAGTAATTTTAATAACCAAATTAATCTCAAAATTTGCAACTGTTATGTGAATTATGTAGTCTACtaacatttttggttaatgTATAATTAGGAGACTAGGATTTAACCCGAAAGGGGATGGAGGAGGAAGACCACATGCACTTCCAATCTTCCTATTTGCTCAAGGCCATAAGGCAAATGCAGTTGCTACAAACACTTGGGGAGCGGTTAATCTGCGGTTAAAGAATCAACGAAGTACTAACCATAGACAAAtatattgtaagaaaaataaccaaaaaaaaaagtttatctcTAGGAGAGAAAATCATCATTGAATGAAACTAACAGCTGATGTGAATTGGtattttgtttgtggtttATTTGCAGCTGCAGCTTGGTACCCGATTGGAAGCGGTTATGGTGTGGGAGTGAACAATATCATACTGTTAGCTGATTTAAACGATGCATCAAAAGGATATTTGGTGAATGATGCCATTATCTTTGAAGCTGAAATGGTTAAGGTCTCTATAACCAACATCGTCTCCGCTTAAATATCTGCACTTCTTTGTCTACGATCAATCAACCTTATGAATAAAAAGATGTTTAATTTGATGAGTTTGTAATAAGAAAACGTTAatgtttgtgaattgtgaaGTTATTATTTCTGTTCttctgagtttttttatttcaatgaaaataaaactcttACCGGTTTAAATTGTTTGAAATATGTTGGGGAGTATGGAGTGTTAGTTATATGAATAAATTCGACTTATTTGGAGTCAGAAAGaaactaataatttaatttacataatttcatttttgtaaccGAATTCAAACAGAAGccaaaagaagataagaattgaacaaaaatttaaaagatactAAATATGTGAAAATCGAAATCGTATGATGCTGACTAGTGATGAAGATGGCCAAGATCGGTCATGTTGAATGCGGAATGgccaaaaaaacacacaatttgCGACTCCCATATAAGTTGCAAAACGGTTTATTTAGGACTACTTGAAGACTACTAATACAATGGTTTCAAAATAGTCGCTAATGTACGACCATTTTCTGACCCctaatttttttcatatagaAGCGACTAATTTGGGATAGAAAATTGATGTCGTATATTTACAACTGAAAAGCAACGAAGTTTACTTAGTGACATTTTTATGACGATATTTGCTAATCCTAAATTTGAGACGAATTTGGGACTAATTCAAGAGTCCGAGTTACGTGACCCGTGATGTAGCATTTCTATCAATTAATTATCGAACCACAATTTGCAATTAATCAACTCACCAAGAATACACATAATTGCTTAATCTAAGCTAATAAGGTGACTTTGAGTGTTCCTAATCTTAGTAACAATGCATTATCAAgcaaaaaatgcaaaacaagataaaagaaagcaagaaacaaaagactaaCAAGTTTCGAAAGTAAACAAAGCGGgaaattaacaaattactTAGTTATCACTAAAGACGAATTCTCGGGTTAAGGTAATCGATTAGAAATGATAAATAGATGGATTCTAGAGCAACAAACAACTTCTAACAAGCAATGATCCTTAGGCCATAGAACACTAAACAAGACTAATACATTTCCATGATATTAATCCTTTTactaatcaatcaatcatcaaCAATTTCCAAAGGCAATCAAATGATCAATAAGCATAAATAACAAGTCTATCTAGCCACTAATAACCCTAATCAACAATTTCCAAAGGTAAGGTATGAAAAGCACTTAAAGATTTTGGTTCGggaatttcatcgaacaccttccgGGCATGAAATTCCTAGTGTCTAAATCAACATGATCAAAGTTGATCTAGCCTTAAAAGCAATCAATAAGTAAGAATCTTAAGTAATCTAGCCCTAAAATCCATAACCCAACATCTAAACCATCCTAATCTACCCTAACCAAAGAACTCTAGGAGACTACTCactcatgatcatgatcatacAAAGGAATTGGTTTGATCTTTGTAAAGCCATAATCATTAGAGAATAGAtgagaaatttaaaagaaatacttGATATAGAAACTTAAGAACTCAACATTCATACAAAAACCTAAGATAAAGAACCTTCAAGAGAAGTTTTGATCCCTAAACAAAAgctcttttttctctaaaactaGGTTAAGAGTATTTCTAGTAACAGGAAATA includes:
- a CDS encoding TRAF-like family protein (TRAF-like family protein; FUNCTIONS IN: molecular_function unknown; INVOLVED IN: biological_process unknown; LOCATED IN: membrane; EXPRESSED IN: 8 plant structures; EXPRESSED DURING: seedling growth; CONTAINS InterPro DOMAIN/s: TRAF-like (InterPro:IPR008974), MATH (InterPro:IPR002083); BEST Arabidopsis thaliana protein match is: TRAF-like family protein (TAIR:AT5G26300.1); Has 30201 Blast hits to 17322 proteins in 780 species: Archae - 12; Bacteria - 1396; Metazoa - 17338; Fungi - 3422; Plants - 5037; Viruses - 0; Other Eukaryotes - 2996 (source: NCBI BLink).) — its product is MNNQKWSIGFISLAFLFITSSSAEFIIQQVTKGRGIEYNSSYSLEENLGVTRELREERPSSKIVTITSFSVIKGRGEPYESSVFEAAGYKWRLVLYVNGNKNDGGNDHISLYARIEETNSLPLGWEVNVDLKLFVHNGKLHKYLTVTDGLVKRYNNAKKEWGFGQLIPRSTFYNANEGYLDQDTGSFGAEIFIVKPAQQQEKVTFISNPPNNVFTWKILRFSTLEDKFYYSDDFLVEDRYWRLGFNPKGDGGGRPHALPIFLFAQGHKANAVATNTWGAVNLRLKNQRSTNHRQIYSAAWYPIGSGYGVGVNNIILLADLNDASKGYLVNDAIIFEAEMVKVSITNIVSA
- a CDS encoding TRAF-like family protein, giving the protein MSLCLYKCTLFPNKTISQNMNNQKWSIGFISLAFLFITSSSAEFIIQQVTKGRGIEYNSSYSLEENLGVTRELREERPSSKIVTITSFSVIKGRGEPYESSVFEAAGYKWRLVLYVNGNKNDGGNDHISLYARIEETNSLPLGWEVNVDLKLFVHNGKLHKYLTVTDGLVKRYNNAKKEWGFGQLIPRSTFYNANEGYLDQDTGSFGAEIFIVKPAQQQEKVTFISNPPNNVFTWKILRFSTLEDKFYYSDDFLVEDRYWRLGFNPKGDGGGRPHALPIFLFAQGHKANAVATNTWGAVNLRLKNQRSTNHRQIYSAAWYPIGSGYGVGVNNIILLADLNDASKGYLVNDAIIFEAEMVKVSITNIVSA
- a CDS encoding TRAF-like family protein (TRAF-like family protein; FUNCTIONS IN: molecular_function unknown; INVOLVED IN: biological_process unknown; LOCATED IN: membrane; EXPRESSED IN: 7 plant structures; EXPRESSED DURING: seedling growth; CONTAINS InterPro DOMAIN/s: TRAF-like (InterPro:IPR008974), MATH (InterPro:IPR002083); BEST Arabidopsis thaliana protein match is: TRAF-like family protein (TAIR:AT5G26260.1); Has 436 Blast hits to 363 proteins in 16 species: Archae - 0; Bacteria - 2; Metazoa - 0; Fungi - 0; Plants - 428; Viruses - 0; Other Eukaryotes - 6 (source: NCBI BLink).), which translates into the protein MNNQKWSIGFISLAFLFITSSSAEFIIQQVTKGRGIEYNSSYSLEENLGVTRELREERPSSKIVTITSFSVIKGRGEPYESSVFEAAGYKWIEETNSLPLGWEVNVDLKLFVHNGKLHKYLTVTDGLVKRYNNAKKEWGFGQLIPRSTFYNANEGYLDQDTGSFGAEIFIVKPAQQQEKVTFISNPPNNVFTWKILRFSTLEDKFYYSDDFLVEDRYWRLGFNPKGDGGGRPHALPIFLFAQGHKANAVATNTWGAVNLRLKNQRSTNHRQIYSAAWYPIGSGYGVGVNNIILLADLNDASKGYLVNDAIIFEAEMVKVSITNIVSA